The Deinococcota bacterium genome segment TCAGCGCCGTGACCAAGTAGATGGCCGCCTCTCCCCTCATCCGCATCAAGCTGAAGGGCTTCGATCACCGCAGCCTCGACCAGTCGGCCAGCAAGATCGTCGAGACGGTCAGGCGCACGGGCGCCAAGGTGGCCGGCCCGGTGCCGCTGCCCACGCGCATCCGTCGCTTTTGCGTATTGCGCAGCCCCTTCGTCAACAAGGACTCGCGCGAGCACTTCGAGATCCGCACCCATAACCGCCTGATCGACATCAAGGCGCCGACGAAGAGCACCATCGACAGCCTCATGCACCTAGACCTCCCCACGGGGGTCGACATCGAGATCAAAACGGTCGGAGGACGGTAAAGAGTGAAAGGTATTCTCGGCACCAAGGTGGGGATGACCCAGATCTGGCAGGGCGACAGGCTCGTGCCCGTGACCGTCGTTCTGGCCGGTCCCTGCCCGGTGGTGCAGCGTAAAACAACCGATACGGACGGCTACAACGCCACCCAACTCGGCTGGGCCGAAAAGCGTGAAAAGTCCGCCAACAAACCCGAAAAGGGCCACGCCAAAAAGGCCGGCGTCCCCGTCCAGCGTCACCTCGTCGAGTTCCGCGACTACGCGCCCGAAGAGGACGCCGTCACGGTCGAAATCTTCGCGCCCGGCCAGAAGGTCGACGTGACCGGCACCTCCAAGGGCCGCGGCACCGCCGGCGTCATGAAGCGCTGGAACTTTCGCGGCATGAGCGCCAGCCACGGCGTCAAGAAAAAGCATCGCCACCCCGGCTCGATCGGCCAGCGCAAGAGCCCCGGCCGCGTCTACAAGGGCAAGCGCATGGCCGGCCACTACGGCGCCGAGCGCGTGACCACCCTCGGCTTGGAGCTCCTGGAGGTCCGCCCCGACGACAACCTGCTGCTCATCAAAGGCGCCGTCCCCGGCCCCAGCGGTTCGGTCGTCGTCGTCAAAGATTCGACGAGAAAAGATTCCACGAGAGGGGTGAAATGATGCCCGTCACCCTCGATGTCATCGGCGCTGACCGCCAGGTCACCCTGGACCTGCCCGAGCCCAAGGCCAGCGTCCTTCACGAGGTCGTCAACTGGCAGCTCGCCAAGCGCCGCCGCGGCACCGCCGCGACCAAGACGCGCGGCATGGTCTCCGGGACTACCGCCAAGATGTATCCGCAAAAGGGCACCGGCCGCGCCCGCCACGGCTCCTACAAGGCGCCCATCTTCGTGGGCGGCGGTATCGCCTTTGGCCCCCGTCCGCGCGACTACGGCTACAGCCTGCCCAAGCGCGTCCGCCAGCTCGGCCTGGCCATGGCCGTCAGCGCCCGCGCCCAGGACGGCAAGATGGCCCTGGTCGACTCCTTTAGTATCGGCGGCAAGACCAAGGAGTTCGTCGCCTGGGCCCATGACCACGGCTTCGACGGCAAAGAGCGCGTCCTTCTCGTCACCGACGACGAGATGGCCAGGCGCGCGGCCCGCAATCTGCCCTGGGTCGGCGTCTTGCCCCGCGTCGGCCTGAACGCCTACGACATCTTGCGCTACGACCGCCTGGTCGTCGACGCGGCCATGTTCGAAAACGGTCAGGTCGACGAAGAGGAGCAGGTCGAGGCGCCCACCCTTAGTCCCGCCAACGACGGCTTGAACGACGGCTTGAACGACGGCTTGAATACTAGCGGGGAGCTCCGCTCATGACCGCCCATGAAGTGATTCTCGGCCCGGTCCTTAGCGAAAAGGCCGTCACCTCCATAGCGGACAGCAAGTACGCCTTCTACGTCCACCCCACCGCCAACCGCACCCAGATCAAGGAAGCGGTCGAGACCGTCTTCGGCGTCGACGTGACGAAGATCAACGTCCAGGTCAAAGAGGGCAAGGTCAAGTCGAT includes the following:
- the rplC gene encoding 50S ribosomal protein L3 yields the protein MKGILGTKVGMTQIWQGDRLVPVTVVLAGPCPVVQRKTTDTDGYNATQLGWAEKREKSANKPEKGHAKKAGVPVQRHLVEFRDYAPEEDAVTVEIFAPGQKVDVTGTSKGRGTAGVMKRWNFRGMSASHGVKKKHRHPGSIGQRKSPGRVYKGKRMAGHYGAERVTTLGLELLEVRPDDNLLLIKGAVPGPSGSVVVVKDSTRKDSTRGVK
- the rpsJ gene encoding 30S ribosomal protein S10 — its product is MAASPLIRIKLKGFDHRSLDQSASKIVETVRRTGAKVAGPVPLPTRIRRFCVLRSPFVNKDSREHFEIRTHNRLIDIKAPTKSTIDSLMHLDLPTGVDIEIKTVGGR
- the rplD gene encoding 50S ribosomal protein L4, with translation MPVTLDVIGADRQVTLDLPEPKASVLHEVVNWQLAKRRRGTAATKTRGMVSGTTAKMYPQKGTGRARHGSYKAPIFVGGGIAFGPRPRDYGYSLPKRVRQLGLAMAVSARAQDGKMALVDSFSIGGKTKEFVAWAHDHGFDGKERVLLVTDDEMARRAARNLPWVGVLPRVGLNAYDILRYDRLVVDAAMFENGQVDEEEQVEAPTLSPANDGLNDGLNDGLNTSGELRS
- the rplW gene encoding 50S ribosomal protein L23, with product MTAHEVILGPVLSEKAVTSIADSKYAFYVHPTANRTQIKEAVETVFGVDVTKINVQVKEGKVKSMGRYSGRRPGRKKAIVTLKPGQRIQQLDGLT